A genomic window from Heterodontus francisci isolate sHetFra1 chromosome 36, sHetFra1.hap1, whole genome shotgun sequence includes:
- the LOC137351832 gene encoding zinc finger protein 551-like, whose product METHQRSHTEDRLFTCSVCGKAFNRPSNLLTHQRVHTGERPFTCSMCGKGFTQSSSLYAHQRAHARERPFICLEYGKEFNALSNLRTHQRVHSDKRPFKCSDCEKRFKSSLNLLNHQRTHTGERPFTCSVCGKGFTQSPHLLSHQLVHTDKRPFKCSDCDKSFKSKNDLLKHQRVHTGERPCICSVCGKGFTRSANLLIHQRVHTGERPFTCTECGKEYMDSSDLLTHQRVHTGERPFTCSVCGKGFTKTSYLNQHQLVHTDKRLFKCSDCEKRFKSKGNLLRHQRVHTGEKPFACSVCGKGFAESNNLLRHQRVHK is encoded by the coding sequence ATGGAAACTCATCAACGCAGTCACACTGAGgacaggctgttcacctgctccgtgtgtgggaaagcaTTCAATCGTCCATCcaatctgctgacacaccagcgagttcatactggagagagaccattcacctgttccatgtgtgggaagggattcactcagtcatccagcctCTATGCACACCAGCGAGCTCACGCTcgggagaggccattcatctgccTTGAATATGGGAAGGAATTTAATGCTTTATCAAACCTCCggacacaccagcgggttcactcTGATAAAAGaccgtttaaatgttctgactgcgaGAAGAGATTTAAAAGTTCTCTGAATTTGCTGaaccaccaacgcactcacactggggagaggccgttcacttgctccgtgtgtgggaaaggattcactcagtcaccCCACCTCCTgtcacaccaacttgttcacacagaTAAGAGACCTttcaaatgttctgactgtgataaGAGCTTTAAAAGTAAAAACGACCTGCTGAAACAtcaacgagttcacactggtgagagaccATGCATTTGCTctgtatgtgggaagggattcacgcgATCAGccaaccttctgatacaccagcgagttcacactggggaaaggccattcacctgcacagaGTGTGGGAAGGAATACATGGATTCATCTGACCTTctgacacatcagcgagttcacactggggagagaccattcacctgctctgtgtgtgggaagggattcacaaaGACATCCTATCTCAATcagcaccaacttgttcacactgataagagacTCTTTAAATGTTCTGattgtgagaagagatttaaaagtaaaggcaatctgctgagacaccagcgagttcacactggcgaGAAGCCATtcgcctgctctgtgtgtgggaaggggtttgctGAGTCAAAcaatctgctgagacaccagcgagttcacaagtga